In Amyelois transitella isolate CPQ chromosome 28, ilAmyTran1.1, whole genome shotgun sequence, the following are encoded in one genomic region:
- the LOC106142749 gene encoding zinc finger protein 224, which produces MDMTDHGMAGMNLTMDGMDYKIDGGMKMEGADVSQQGSMSSMSQFPTLNLLPPLPPHLVQSEYAPLPENLPKTEPTTVPELPSLPVHMTQSESKPTKYISVTSDELTDEQRQMYESVLSTWKPVLFPKTVKRYICEKCNKEFKNYQNLYLHTTRVHSTEDSAVLCDRCDKSFKNKHYLYMHRMNKHYSESEKCYCQFCLQEFRTRRALHMHVKKVHPNTLPEIKCPECGKEFNVPYKLKYHIERVHRADREKYKCHLCQKLYKSNLNLNRHMQFQHSHVERHPCVFCDMTFKSRHHMKRHILNIHPPLESKVTCPECLKEFKNDQYLKEHMQIHTPADTKVKCELCDKFFHSAIRLKKHKKIVHPSKPKIRCEKCNKEFAHAHYLRRHNNSVHVDVDEKNYEHQCGLCGKKFKLQRYLNNHLQRHEQQHLKRISQMVKTVMNEDGKEVKVKQRGRPKGKKNSKKVTKEIEFIKCEPVSSSESETEESSEEESDESE; this is translated from the coding sequence ATGGACATGACGGACCACGGCATGGCGGGGATGAACCTCACGATGGACGGCATGGACTACAAAATTGACGGCGGCATGAAGATGGAGGGAGCGGATGTGTCCCAACAGGGATCTATGTCCTCCATGTCACAATTCCCAACTTTGAACCTCCTCCCGCCACTGCCACCACATCTGGTGCAATCGGAATACGCTCCGCTGCCGGAAAATTTGCCAAAAACTGAACCCACCACGGTCCCAGAACTCCCGTCTTTACCAGTTCACATGACGCAATCCGAGTCAAAACCTACCAAGTATATAAGCGTGACAAGCGACGAGTTGACCGACGAACAGAGGCAGATGTACGAGTCCGTACTCTCTACGTGGAAACCGGTGTTGTTCCCCAAAACAGTGAAACGTTACATCTGCGAGAAATGCAACAAGGAGTTTAAGAATTACCAAAACCTCTATTTGCACACCACTCGGGTCCATTCTACTGAAGATTCTGCCGTCTTGTGCGACAGATGCGACAAGTCGTTCAAGAATAAGCATTATCTGTACATGCACAGAATGAATAAGCATTATTCGGAGTCGGAGAAATGTTATTGTCAGTTCTGCCTGCAGGAGTTTCGCACGAGACGCGCTTTACACATGCACGTGAAGAAGGTTCATCCCAACACGCTCCCAGAGATCAAATGCCCCGAGTGCGGCAAAGAGTTCAACGTGCCCTACAAATTGAAGTATCACATCGAACGCGTACATCGCGCAGACAGAGAAAAGTACAAATGCCATCTCTGCcaaaaattgtacaaaagCAATTTGAATCTGAACAGGCACATGCAGTTCCAACATTCACACGTCGAAAGACACCCGTGCGTGTTCTGCGACATGACGTTCAAGTCTCGTCATCACATGAAACGCCACATCCTGAACATTCACCCGCCGTTGGAGTCCAAGGTGACGTGTCCGGAATGCCTGAAGGAGTTCAAAAACGATCAGTATCTTAAAGAGCACATGCAAATCCACACGCCAGCCGACACGAAGGTCAAATGCGAGTTGTGCGACAAGTTTTTCCATTCGGCGATACGCCTCAAAAAGCACAAGAAGATCGTCCATCCGTCGAAGCCTAAGATTCGTTGTGAGAAATGCAACAAAGAGTTCGCGCACGCGCATTATTTGCGGCGTCACAACAACTCTGTCCACGTGGACGTTGACGAGAAAAACTATGAGCACCAATGCGGGCTGTGCGGCAAGAAGTTCAAGTTGCAACGTTATTTGAACAATCACTTGCAGAGACATGAACAACAGCATTTGAAGAGGATCTCGCAGATGGTCAAGACAGTCATGAATGAGGACGGCAAGGAGGTGAAGGTGAAGCAGCGGGGGAGGCCGAAGGGTAAGAAGAATTCTAAAAAGGTAACGAAGGAGATCGAGTTCATCAAGTGTGAACCTGTGTCGAGTTCGGAATCCGAAACTGAGGAGTCGAGCGAAGAGGAATCTGACGAGTCGGAGTAA